A window of Aricia agestis chromosome 3, ilAriAges1.1, whole genome shotgun sequence contains these coding sequences:
- the LOC121740535 gene encoding E3 SUMO-protein ligase ZBED1-like: protein MGPKKKSSVWQFFNKIDDKKTKCKLCQKEIKSAGNTTNLIGHVRNVHKAAYLEIQPKQNTLNAEEISNPLNTKVTPNDNIDDGLLQSEPIPSTSGSGNKRSCEPLPKTVNETIDLDLEENVTPLKRQKTIQAAFKDISSYSESGQKTRKLNNCLLFMICKDHQPFSIVENEGFRTLMKTVAPQYKLPSRTTLRRWLDDKYEVISETIKKMLSSIEDITLTTDIWSDTLNMKSFLGITAHFGIDIELYSITLGVYELDERHTSDYLSEILLKVCQDWKIDQENVTAVVTDNAANIVKAIELAFGRRKHIPCFAHTLNLVAEGTMMCTEWRNIVSKVKTIVTWFKQSCVASDELRKATAAAMESPAGVKLIQSVDTRWNSTYYMLQRFLELRSVINDILFRHPRAPAMLSASDISTVSSVIVVLRPLEAATKEISGDKYCTSSKIIPLVRCMLSKITSAVIEDPVAKEVQKLAINEINKRMGSIEHVSALAIASILDPRFKRIHFNDAIACSNAVSKIKDIMKKNLQSNEEPESDSDKSDKNEEVFSLWTDHHKLVHRNWKINKSEDVLSDELSVYLRSPVGRLNENPLEIWRDYKIQFPKLYKIAFKYLTIVGTSVPSERLFSQAGLVLTERRNRLKGKRLSKLLFLHSIEGKNQPKETQSKAMDHTRPHALYAAQRPSAPKGVIARMAGVEQLY from the exons ATGGGACCCAAGAAAAAAAGTTCAGTTTGGCAGTTCTTTAACAAAATTGATGATAAGAAAACGAAATGCAAACTATGTCAAAAGGAAATTAAGTCTGCTGGAAATACTACGAACTTAATTGGGCACGTTCGTAATGTTCATAAGGCTGCTTATCTTGAAATTCAgccaaaacaaaatacattaaatGCAGAAGAAATATCGAATCCTCTAAATACCAAGGTAACGCCTAACGATAACATTGATGATGGTTTACTTCAATCTGAACCGATTCCTAGTACAAGTGGCAGTGGCAATAAAAGATCCTGTGAGCCGTTACCGAAAACCGTAAATGAAACTATTGATTTAGACTTAGAAGAAAACGTTACCCCTTTAAAACgccaaaaaacaatacaggCCGCCTTTAAAGATATTTCTTCTTACTCAGAATCTGGACAGAAGACAAGGAAACTGAACAACTGTTTATTATTCATGATTTGCAAAGACCATCAGCCTTTCTCAATTGTTGAAAACGAAGGCTTCAGAACTCTAATGAAAACAGTTGCTCCTCAATATAAACTCCCGAGTAGAACAACTCTAAGACGCTGGCTGGACGATAAATATGAAGTAATTTCAGagacaattaaaaaaatgctatcCTCTATAGAAGATATAACCCTAACAACGGATATTTGGTCGGATACCTTAaatatgaaaagttttttgGGCATCACAGCGCATTTCGGAATAGACATTGAACTATACTCAATCACTTTAGGCGTGTACGAATTGGATGAAAGACATACATCAGATTATCTTTCTGAAATTCTCTTAAAGGTATGCCAAGACTGGAAAATAGACCAAGAGAATGTAACGGCTGTTGTTACTGACAACGCAGCCAATATAGTAAAGGCGATCGAATTAGCGTTCGGTAGAAGGAAACATATCCCATGTTTTGCCCATACTTTGAATTTGGTAGCTGAAGGCACAATGATGTGTACTGAGTGGAGAAACATTGTTTCtaaagtaaaaacaatagtGACTTGGTTTAAACAGAGTTGCGTAGCTAGTGACGAGTTACGTAAAGCCACTGCTGCGGCTATGGAGTCTCCTGCTGGGGTAAAATTAATACAAAGCGTGGATACTCGTTGGAACAGTACATACTATATGTTACAAAGATTTCTAGAACTCCGCAGTGTCATAAATGATATTCTCTTCCGCCACCCCAGAGCACCTGCAATGCTCAGTGCATCGGATATATCTACTGTATCGTCTGTCATCGTGGTGTTGCGACCCTTGGAAGCGGCTACAAAAGAAATTTCGGGTGATAAATACTGCACAAGTAGTAAAATTATTCCCTTAGTTCGTTGCATGCTCTCTAAAATAACTTCAGCTGTTATAGAAGATCCCGTAGCGAAGGAGGTGCAAAAACTTgctattaatgaaataaataaaagaatggGTTCTATAGAACATGTGAGTGCTCTTGCTATCGCAAGTATTCTAGATCCACGGTTCAAAAGAATACATTTCAATGATGCAATAGCTTGTTCGAATGCTGTTTCGAAAATTAAGGAtataatgaagaagaatttGCAAAGCAATGAAGAACCTGAGTCAGATTCTGATAAATCTGATAAAAATGAAGAGGTCTTTTCATTATGGACTGATCACCATAAGTTAGTGCATCGTAACTGGAAAATTAACAAATCTGAAGATGTTTTGTCTGACGAACTTTCAGTTTATCTCAGAAGTCCTGTTGGAAGACTGAACGAAAATCCGTTAGAAATCTGGAGggattataaaatacaattcCCGAAGCTGTACAAAATAGCTTTCAAGTATTTGACAATAGTTGGCACGTCAGTACCTTCAGAAAGACTTTTTTCACAGGCAGGGCTAGTTTTGACTGAACGAAGGAACCGATTGAAGGGGAAAAGATTaagtaaacttttatttttacatagcattga AGGTAAAAATCAGCCGAAAGAAACACAATCTAAAGCCATGGATCACACCCGGCCTCATGCGCTGTATGCGGCACAGAGACCTTCTGCACCTAAAG gtgtgATCGCGAGGATGGCTGGGGTGGAGCAGCTATACTAA